The Dreissena polymorpha isolate Duluth1 chromosome 4, UMN_Dpol_1.0, whole genome shotgun sequence region CAACAAGCGAAGACtgaaaatggcgcggcagaggccgaagCATATCCCCATGCCGTATGTTTGACCcatggggcgccccagggttggtaatggggtcatgcatagttgagatttaccgtattgtcataagaaatgttcagtatcaattggaagtaaaccggtgtagaaatgaagaagttaatgtaaaataacataaaacaagagatgtatttgtcaaaaacacaatgccccctactgcgccactttgatttattaaaaaaaatcatttggcaggttaattaattacctccctttaaagcttattacttcccttagatttgttttttacctttgaccttgaaggatgacattgaccttgacctttcgccactcaaaatgtgcagctccatgagatacacatgcatgccacatgcatgccaaatatcaagtttctatcttcaatattgcaaaagttatggccaatgttaaagtacataacataaaaaatgagtgaaaatcacTGACCCGGCCAccccccaacccccataacttttgacccaggggtcagatcaaaattcaagggttgcacatatgctcataactaccatgtgtgtaagttttaaggttctagtgcttatagtgtaggaggagatagtggcaaggacggacggacagacagacatgatttcttattttattaattcataaTGGGTTAGATATATTCATGTCAACAAGTCATGTGATTTGATATCGGGCAAATTGCATGTGAAGACTTGACCACATGTTTTACCGCTTGCTATCGGTCTTTAACATCGAAAGTAATTAAAGCTACATCCGTCCTTTGGTCAAATGTTAAGAATGTAAATTGTGTCGCACAGCTTTTCCTTTAAGTGTTAAGGTCCAGAGGTTTCGATTGACGTCATCATCCGGAACATATGGATGATTAGTATTTCTCAATGGCTCTGAGTGGACATACGGCTAACGATGAACAACCAATTAACTGTTGCATGAAAGTGCATTTTAGAtgtcatgaaaaaacaaagcGAAAACAAAAACTAATCACACACTCGAGGTTAATGTTATTACAGCAAACACATCaaacaataaacatatttacTATGGCGTTATGTTGATAACTGTCTGTtctatattgaaacaaatatttgtgtgaTTTATTTGACTCGTAAATCAATTACGCGTGCCCTGACTTTTTTTCCGACAATGCCGACTTTGTTCTTGAAATAGCAGACGAAGATGTGCGCTCTGACATTGAGACACTCGTGGAAACGCTGAAATCACCCTGGAAACGGGAACAGACGACAGATCGGAGTTCCTTCCGAAAACGTTTGCCGCTTAAACAATACAGGAAAAAGTTGATCGAAGAGTTGATAACGATGCCTAATTTCGCGATCGAAAACGCTTTGGAAACGACCACATGGTCACCCTGCAATCAACAGTATAAAATATGTAGAGATAGCAAACGATACACATATTTGAAACATGCACTATAATGAACACTTATTTAAAAAGTTTTGCTTATACATTCATGATCGATATatatattattagtattatatattattttttactgttGTGCACAAAAATGCATGGCGATTGTTTGTCAATTGTCTCATAGTTGTTATTGACGACTCGAAACATCGTTGCTACATACCGACTTCAGCATGAAGAAGCACTGTGTGATGCATTGGAACGCGATCAGCACCAAGAAGGTGAAGGTAACCATGAGCAGCAAACGGGTCAACTGAGCCTCGGACTTCCGGGCCTTCTCTTTGCCCGACGACCCCCGCTTGGCGTCCATCTGCCGGTTGATACTGGTTACCCGCTGTATAATGAGCATGTTCAGCGTGAAAATAGTGGCCCAAGGGACAAGCACGAGGATCATGCAGTGTATCCAGAATTCATAGTTAATGCTTCCGGTGCTGCTGCCGTATTCCGTGAAGCGAAAGCCAATGTCAGAGGCGTTACGCTCGACGTCGGGCACGGGTTCGTACGTAGCGAAGTGCGGTGTATTGACAAAGAAACACAGGAGGGTTATTAGACCGAGACCTATCCAAGCCCTTTTCTCGCTGCACATTTCCTGAACGAAAATAAAGAGTTCCGTATAATACAAGATATCCTTCGACATTACATAAACGAGAAAAGTAGTAATGTGTTACCAATAACATCGACAAACAATATTAAAGGTATGTAGTATAAACTTTATTAATACCCATTCTTAAAATACGATAATGGAATCCATGCcgacatatatattatatatacatgtaacctTCTTTCTTTAgaaatgttttgttcatttcaagttaattttgtgaaaatgatTGAATGCTTAAATAAAGGGAACATAATTGAATTGGCAGAAATGATGGAAACTCATCTTGGATTTCCAAACAAGTTTAGGTTCGGCAAAAAATAGCATGGCCTGACTTGTGGAAACAAGCAACTTGTTTCGCTTTATAAATCTTACGTTATTGTTAACTTTAATTCTGGATTTAAGGTAACATACGATACAAAAAAAGGACACCGCTTACGATTTAGCAACTTGTTGCAAGACATTTTTCAGAATGTTCTACCTTAGCTTTGTTGATCCAGCACACCTGTATGTAGCGATCCACGGTGACGCCGACGGTGAACCAGATACTGCACACCACGAACAGGAAGAAAATCGGGTAGCCAACGTACGCAAAGAACGCTCCGTACGCCGACGAAGTCGCGATGGAGGGCCAGAACTTTAATATACTGTCGGTCAGCATGAAAAACACAAGCAGCCCCATGTCCGCTATTGCCTGACCGATCAGATACGTGCCCGTGGACGAGCGCATCTTCCGCCGTCGCCATACGAGTACGGATAATATATTGCCGACGAGTCCGAGGCAGACGAAAATAGGTCCGATAATGGCGCTTGAAACGAAGTGCATTTTGTCGGCAAATTCCATCCCCATCGAGTCCGCTTGGACCATTGGATCAATGTCTGTTACCGAGATGTTGCCGATGATGGTGTTGTTTGTGACAGACACCGGTGATATTAAAGTTGTATTCATTTTATCCTTGTAAAAAGGCGTCTGAAAACATCGGCGAAGACACGTGTTTCAACAAAAACAGTAGCATGAATATaatgaatattataataataataataataataataataataataataacaataataataataataataataataataataataataataataatattattattattattattattatttctattattataaaatatatatattatataatgtttaatactttaagtatattatttttatgaaacaACATTTCTTTACTGACCTTTAAGTCTATGTCCGCGATTGCAAAGTGACAACCATTCGTCAAAAAGCGACCTTTTTCAGGAAGGGGTGACAATTGTTTATATAGATTTCAAGATTTCAAAATGTCTAGCCATAAGTCATAAAACAGCCAATCAATAGGCACGGACACTTAATTCATTTTCTTGCTTTTCAAGTGCTTTGAACGTAGCGAGTCAAGTAGTGTATGCTCGGGTCGAGAGACAGAATACGCATCTAGCATACATAGTAACGTTTGGCCATTTGATCCTCGCTCTAGAAAAACGGGCTTAtgaatgttcgtaaagtgtcgtcccagattggtctGTGCAGTTCGCTcagaataatcagggacgacaagtgccacatagactggattttcgtttagaaaagtcTTCAGTTGAACGAAACATTACTTAAAAgagggaagtgtcgtcccagataagcctgtgcggactgcacatgcttatctgagacgacactgtacACAAATTCATGCTCCCAGAACGAGCTTGGTGAAAGCAATGGCCTGCTAAATCATAAGAAAAATAAACTTAAGAAGACGCTTTCAGTGAAATCAATAAAACGTATACAATTAACAATAAAATTCATTGATTCccgttttaaagggatcttttcacgctttggtaaattgacaaaattgaaaaaagttgtttcagattcgcaaattttcgttttagttatgatatttgtgaggaaacagtaatactgaacatttaccatggtctaatatagccattatatgcatcttttgacgattttaaaacctaaaaattataaagcgttgcaacgcgaaacgattgaataatttggagagttgtgtttttgtcgttaaattttgtgaaactaagaagattgcttatataaggtataaaatacgtcaaggttgtgtactcggcggaatagctcagtaggctaaagcgtttttacttcaggactctagcaggactccaggggtcactggttcgaaacctgctccgggcaatgttcttttcctttttttaattttattcttgattttttactggagcttttacgatccaatgtttacatttatcaatataaagcatttaatgaataagttaaaaaatgccaaaatctgtgaaaaggcccctttaaagcaacaGAAATGTACATATCCTCTCCATCTTTACGCTTACAATACAACACACTTTCCTTATGATTCAGCGATGTGCAAAGTGTAGTAGAGCATTGTTTATGAACTTTCTAACACACGTATTTTCGTTTCGTCTTAACTTTCCAATTTTCAAAACGaattgattgtttaaatataataatggCGTACGAAAATAAACTATTTCATGTATGCATCGCTAGCTACGGCGAAGTCTCATTTAGATGTCAAATGTTAGGGGGTATTTTTGTTTACGGAAAGTAAGTTCTTTACAAGAGGGTGATCTCAAGCTATCATGCCTCGCCCAGCAAAATTGTTTTTCAACACAAGTGATTTTCTATTTCAATGGTGAGAACAAGGAAACAGTTCAAGAAGCGTCTAGAAAATGACGAAGTGTTCTTCTTACATTATTCTTGGTATTTGACCGAATAAGTATCGTTTTGAAGGCTTGTAATTCCTTGTTTACTGACGTCAGATATTAATATTGTTCGTAGAACGGTTTTATTTAAGTTCATTTACAAATGAGCTTTGCTCTGGTGAAAAGGGACTCAATTAATGTCCCTAAAGAGTCGTCTCAGATCAGCACGTGCAGTCCCCacatgctcatcagggacgacttgttccgcctagacttgattttcctTTAGAACAGTCATCCTTTAAacgaatcaaagtactgacagtactggtgtgacgatgcttttaaagaggatggatataaaagcatatcTACAtaaccacaattgtgtatgtgggtacgaaaattttgggtacgaacaaaaatgggtacgaaaattttgggtacaaaaattatggaaaaaaattgggtacgaaaaaaaaattggtgacgaaaaaaaatttgggtatgaaaaaaattgggtacgaaaaaaaatttgggtaggaaaaaaaaattgggtacgaaaacaattgggtacgaaaacttttgggtacgaacaatatTTTTggaggtacggggaagtagtacccgtggggaacttgacccattcaggaTAACTGGGAgacgggttacattctcgatcaaacataacaagaaatatctttaaaaagatattcgacgtgtattttctgtaccacttatctttaaaaaaaacgttctgttacagtaaaacgtttgtgggttataacattacgttacgtagcagatatattcaaaacttaacatctctttaattacaccatgctcttttatttcacatgtatatcataccaaactttatatttcgttgcttcctttcctaagttaatgaggTTATGTgaacggacgtgatttcacatgcccatgtgcatgaacatataatgttttcttttgattattgttttttctctaattcaataagctaagGCGTGTTtcttcgttaagtacggcaataatatcatgatgattcccgaaagtaggtagatctatgagcacatagtcgaatacgacttgaatacgtgagttcgcccatgaacactaaatctccgcgatatgacctaatatgtgtttaaaacagaaaacaatatctaaCAAACGAattaattatcaaacatagtgtgttcACTGCTGTGGCTATGTAATTTCtgtttaaaaagtaaattaaatatgcaaaatgagagagcacgcaaaagagcgagtttcatagatttCGCACGGCTATTAtactgtttatataccatactcgctttaacgtttacaaatggcaggttcgaaataattcttttctttacactcatgatcgcgttaaacgttaataatacacgttttcattcgcaatttatttacagaatcacgacaaatgtcaaatataatacagaaaatgcatagttgtttcattgatctataaacatataatggattgaatataactgatttaaaattaacgtttttaaattataattaaatctttttcccagaatatgctgtcctatttatagctgagctttcttttcctttatcaatgataatcagcgaggtatgccgattagaaaaatcgagctatctcaatcggactggctcggtcttttacataggtcgccattgtgaagaatattttcatggtatgataacttagacgagctgcttcgcagcatcgtcaaaaactacattaaagcagaaagtggcgTCCAAGATTATGTAAGTTGTAACATAAATCTTTGCCCATACACTATTGTTACTGCAATCACCATTATACACTCCCACATACTTTGGATACACAACATAAAACAAATGACGATGAGCTATACACTTTCTGCAAAGATGAATTCGTTTAAGAAACCCGCTTCAACTGACTTAACATTAGATCTTTAGTATTCCATGTAAAGTTTTGAACGCAGCGCCAGTAAGGAATAACTGCCAGATAGTCAATGATGAACTGGTTTATTTAACTCTCAAGTGGATACAACAATTTGGTGAAAAACGCAGTTTCAATGGCAAACCTCcaacaaaggggagtaactcatgGGAATATATCATGATAACATAACAGTGGTGTAAGGGAGAGAACTCGTACTAATTATGTACTGGCGGAACCTCTTTTCCTTCAAATGAACACAACTCATACTtcatataataacacatacaaaatcagtaCAGGATTAGAAAATTAAAC contains the following coding sequences:
- the LOC127877149 gene encoding FMRFamide receptor-like, with product MNTTLISPVSVTNNTIIGNISVTDIDPMVQADSMGMEFADKMHFVSSAIIGPIFVCLGLVGNILSVLVWRRRKMRSSTGTYLIGQAIADMGLLVFFMLTDSILKFWPSIATSSAYGAFFAYVGYPIFFLFVVCSIWFTVGVTVDRYIQVCWINKAKEMCSEKRAWIGLGLITLLCFFVNTPHFATYEPVPDVERNASDIGFRFTEYGSSTGSINYEFWIHCMILVLVPWATIFTLNMLIIQRVTSINRQMDAKRGSSGKEKARKSEAQLTRLLLMVTFTFLVLIAFQCITQCFFMLKSGDHVVVSKAFSIAKLGIVINSSINFFLYCLSGKRFRKELRSVVCSRFQGDFSVSTSVSMSERTSSSAISRTKSALSEKKSGHA